One Lepus europaeus isolate LE1 chromosome 4, mLepTim1.pri, whole genome shotgun sequence genomic window, aagaacttgggccatcctccactgcactccctggccacagcagagagctggcctggaagaggggcaaccgggataggatcggtgccccgaccaggactagaacccggtgtgccggcgccgcaaggcggaggattagcctattgagccgcggcgccggcccaattagatttcttttttaaaaaaaatgtttatttaattatttgaaaggtagagttacagagaggcagaggcagagacatagagagtgaggtcttccatccactggtccactccccaaatgaccatattGTGCATTTTGTATTATGGAAACAGTTTAAGTGGGTAATAACTTAAAAAAGTATAAATACCCTTAAATGAAACAGAGATAAAGAACATGGTAACTCTATTGTTGCTTTGCTATTCTTacagaaatttaaattatttttttctagtgcttctctgatattttaaaatgaggtaCCAAAGGAGACTGTCATTTTTTCATGTCCTAAGGCAGTGTTCATCATTTTTTTGCCTTAACCTATGTGATGAGTAGGGTATACTCTGGTGAGTGACGGTGGTTCACTGGAATAGTGCTGTCCTACTCAGCATCTCCACTggatcagggagctgggtggtgTCTGAGTCCTCATAGGGGAACCATAGTGAGGAGGAATTAGGCCCTGAGTGATCATGAGATACTTCCTTAATGAGAAATCCTACTCATGCCACTCAGCTCTCACATAGGAGAGAACAACTGACTTAAGCCTGATGCACtacttcacatattttaaaatggaggATGGTGTCTTACTTTCCAGAGAAAATTTATGtaattacatgaaatttataaaaatacttaataGTCTTTAAGTTTTGGAGCAGTTTGAGGATCACAGGAAACTGAGCAGAAGCATAGAGATTGTCCACACCCTCCTTGGCCCAGTGCTTGCAAAAACCCTTCTGACATCTCCCACCGGAGTTGTGCATTCATTACAACTGATGAGCTGACGTGGACCCATCTTTTAAAAGTCCATAGTTTTCATTAGAGTTCACTCTTGGTACCATTTAGTctatgggtttggacaaatgtataatgacatGCAGATGTCATTATAGTATCATACTAAGAATTTCACTGCactaaaaatcctctgtgctctgcctatTCATTACCCCCATAACCTGAAAACCACTGATGTTTTTACTGTctctatagttttgcctttttcatAATGTTTTATAGTTGAaatcatgaatagtttttttgtttctttctcttagtaatatacatttaaattttgtctgtgtttttttttttgtggcttgatagctcatttatttttagtgctcagcagtattccattgtatggatgtaccatatttatccatttatctagTAAAGAGCCTCATGATtgctttcaagttttaaaaattattaataatactaCTATAGACACTTCTGTGCAAGTTATTGTGTggacatagttttttaaaatattgatttattttatttgaaaggcagagttacagaaagagagagagagagagagagagagagagagagatgtcttccatccgctgattcactccccagatggctgcaatgattggagctgcaccaatccaaagccaggagccaggagcttcttccaggtctcccacaaaggtgcagaggctcaaagacttgagccatcttctactgttgtcctaggacatagcagagagcttaattggaagtggagcagccaggactcgaaccagtgcccatatgggatgccggcactgcaggcagtggctttacctgctatgccatggcgccagccccagacatAAGCTTTAAATTTAGCTTGATAAACACCAGGGAATGTGGCTGCTGGCCATGAGATAAGAGTGAGTCTTAGTTTTATAAGAATTGCTCATCTGTCTTCCAAAATGATTCCACAATATTACATTATCAATAGCAATGAACATTCCTTCTGCTCCACACCTTAATGGCATTTGGTGGTTAGGGTTCTAGATATTAGCTATCTTAATGTGGTAGTATCTCAGTGttgttttactttgtatttccttgataTATATAATGTGAAACATCTTTTCCCATGCTTAATTACTGCCCAtatagcttcttcttcttcttctttttcttcttctttttattttattaattttttaagattttatttatttatttgagaggtagagttacagacaatgagaggaagagacagagagaaaggtcttccttctgttggttcactccccaaatggctgcaacggccagagctgcactaattcAGGagccccctcccagtctcccacgggggtgcagggcccaagaacttgggccatcttccactactttcccaggccatagcagagagctggattggaagaggaacagttgggactagaactggtgcccttatgggatgtcggcgccacaggtggaggattaacctaatgtaccacggagccggcccctcgtcttctttttaaaaagattacttatttgaaagatggagttacagagagggagaagcagaggcagaggcagagagagaaagatcttccaaccactagttcactttccaaatggccacaatggcctaggTTGGGCTACacagaagctaagagccaggagtttcataagggtttcccatgtgggtgcaggggcccaagcacttgagccatcttctgctgatttctcaggtgctttagcaaggagctgaatcagaagtggagcagctggacactgaACTGGCgaccacataggatgccagtgctgcgggtggtggcttaacttgctaccctacagtgctggtcccccataTATCTTCTTGAGTAAGGAGTCTGTTAGGGTGTTTGACCCCTTATTTAATCAGGTTGTCTTCTtattgctgttttatttatttttaaagatttatttatttatttaaaaggcagagtgacacacaaagtgggagagtcagagagatcttccatctgctgattcactctcctaatgaccacagtggccagggctaggccgggctgaagccaggaaccaggagttttatgcaagtcttccacatgagtgcaggagcccaagtacttgggccatcttccgcagctttctcaagtgcattagcagggagctggattggaagtggacatatgggacttgaactggcacccagatcagttttaatatttttggtaTAGTTTGGATAACAGCCCCTTATCAATtatgtcttttgcaaatattttatcctagTCTGtggcttttcttctctctcacttgACACTATCTCTCACAGAGCAGAAGTATTTAATTGTAATGTAAATAGGTTTATCAATTCTTTCTTTTATGGATTGTGCCTTTTATGTTATATCTCAGAAGTCATCATCAAATGCAGGATCATTtggatttttcatatataattttctagatattttatatattttcagtttacatttAAGACTGTGATTTATTTTGAGTTAATCTTTTGTGAAAGGTATAATATCTGTGTCccacatttgtatttttcacATGGAAGTTGTTTTGTTCCAGCACCAATTGTtaaaaaagactttcttttctccattgtGTTACCTTTACACCTCTGTCAAGGATAAGTTTTTGCAGGCTCAGTCTTTAGGGTCTCTGTTGTGTTTCATTGATCTGTTTGTTGATTCTTTTGTTAATATTGTGCTTTCTCTCTTACTATAACTTTATAGTTGTTTTTGAAGTTGGATAGTGTATGTACTCcaactttcttcttttccttctgtaTTAAGTTGGTTATTGTGGGCCTCTCCTTGTAAACTTTAGAATCATGTTGTTGATCTCCACAAAATAACTTGCTGTGATTTAGACTGGGATTGAAATGAATCTATGGGTCAAGTTggaaaactgctttttttttttctcttcctatccatgaaCTTGAATATCTTTCcatgattttagttttttaactcttttttttttcatttttgcaggTTTCCTCATATAGACtctgtacactttttttttagatttttatccaAGTATTTCATATTTTAGGTTCCAATGTAAATGACATTGTGTTCTTAATGCTAACATCCACTTGTCCCTTGCTGGATATAGGAAAGCTGTCTTTGTATATTAACTTTGTATTCTGCAATTGTGTTTCATTGTTTACTTGTTTCAGTTTTTGTTGATTCTTTCTGATTTTCTACATAATCATATTAACTGTGAATgaatatagttttatttcttccttctcaatttgtttaccctttgttttattttattgtgctattgaacataaattatttttaatcctgCAAAATTTTACATAATGGATATCACAATGAAttcttttagaaaatttaaagtatcatatattaaataaaaagtgcTTTTGATAAGGGATGGATTAACTTTATGTGCAGAATAATTAAGAAGGGCTTTTAAGTTTGAAAAATACTTCTAATTGTCTAGTATTCTGTATTCTTTTTCCAGGATTTCAGTTAATTTCTATGCTTAatatctttaatgttttgaaaggcTTTTCCTTTCTTGCTTAGTAAATGGTATCAATAGGCTCAGCCCTGAAGTCTCTTATCTTTTTcactcccctccttctcctctcctctttccttcacTCTTCTCCCTTTTCACTCATTTCTTCATACTTTCTTTATGTACCATCACCAAGCCTCATAGTTTAAAATATTCCAGATGTACCAGCTTACCTCAAATATTTGTTCTCCAGACTTGTactttttcctgatctgtgactGGTGTATTCCCTTCTTGGTATTTCTGCTTGTTTGTTAACAAGCAGACATTTCAAACTTCAAGCAGGATTCTTTATTTCCACTTTTCTAGCATATAATTTGTTACTCCAGTTTTCCTGTCTCAGCAATAGGCTCCTAAGTGGTCTCTCGTTATCAGTGGTGGCCCTTCTTCCATCCATGTCTCATCAGCAGTTAAcggtatcttttaaaaacatgaattgGTCTTTTTTCCAGCTTGGGCCCTCCAAGATGGCTCCTGCGAAGAAGGGCCGTTCTGCCATCAACGAGGTGGTGACCCGCGAGTACACCATCAACATTCACAAGCACATCCATGGCGTGGGCTTCAAGAAGCGTGCCCCTCGGGCACTCAAAGAGATCCGGAAGTTTGCCATGAAGGAGATGGGGACTCCGGATGTGCGCATTGATACCAGGCTCAACAAAGCCATCTGGGCCAAAGGAATAAGGAATGTCCCATACCGCATCCGCATGAGGTTGTCCAGAAAAAGTAATGAGGATGAAGATCCCCCAAACAAGCTCTACACTTTGGTTACCTACGTACCTGTCACCACTTTCGAAAATCTACAGACAGTCAATGTGGATGAGAACTGATTAAAGttgtaaaactgaaaaacaaacaaacaaaaaaaaccaaaacaaaacaaaaaaacaaaaacccaaaaaatcATGAATTGGTGATGTTCTTCCTCTCATCAAAATCACCCACTGAATTGCTCTCTATTGTGTGTACAATAAAACTCAAATTCCTTAGCTTTGCTTACAAATTTCTATTGAAGCTGACCACTTCTAACTTATCTAATATTTAATTCATCATATTTCCCATGTCTACTAATTTCTAGGACACCCACTTTTATTGATTGAACACTAAGCTTCTTTATGCTTGTGAGCATTTACATAAGCTCATCTGCATCTTCACATGAGTGGCTGTTTCTTGTCTTTTAGTTCTCTGAGTACAATCACATGTGATTTAAGACAGCCTCTAAACACTGTCACATCACCAGGTTTGGATTCTCTGCCCAGAACTTCTTACTATCTGATGACTTCTTATTTATAGTTGTTTCCTGTCTCATACACTCCTATCCTTGCTCCCTGTAGTCCAGTTGCCTATCACAGCATTTGGCTCCAGATAGACACTCTATCTATAAGTTGAACTTATGGATGGATTCAACAGTTCCTCAATAAGCctagtttaaatttatttatttatttttttactttcttatttatttgaaaagtagagaagagacacagagagacacaaaaagaTCACCCAGCTgcaggttcatttcccaaatgcctgcaacagctaaggctgggccaagctgtagCCATGAGCTGgtaactcagttcaggtcttccacatgaagaGTAGGACCTGAATTACTTCaggtatcacctgctgcctcccagggtgcacaatatcaggaagctggaatggaaagtggtggaactgagactcaaacccaggtatggCAAGATGAGATGCAGGTGTGACAAACAACTGCTGTTGCTGAACCTGCTTTGTATCAGGTGTTCTTTTGAGGCCTAGAAACTGATGGTTGATAAGGCCTAGTTCTTACCCCTTCAAGAATGCTAGAGCCTACTGGGAGAGAGGCAAATGTACATGTAATTATGATATAGAATGAAGGGTATAATAGACATGCCTGAGATATTTTGAGAGCATACTGAGAGACAGTTGAACTCAGCTTGGGAGAGGAAGTGGTCTTGGAAGGCACTccagaaataaaatgttataataagtccagaagaaaaaataaggactGTCTAAAGTAAAGAGGGAAGGAGAATTTCAGGGAGAAGGTATGTGAGAAGGCCTGAAAGTAAATATATCCTTCATGACCTCAATCTCAGAAACCCATACATGAAGCATATAAAAATCCagcttttcttaaagtttttttctgCCTGCACAATCTCTTAGAAAAAAGTGTGTATTTGTTACCTAATGACTTAAAGTATTACTTCATATTTCTctgcaattctttttcttttttaaagaagtaggatACACACAGTTTTAGTCTTCTaggatttaataaataaatactatatttATTCATActgtaaataatataaatgtcAGTCATCCTCTTGAAAGGCTTAATTCCattcagtttattttggtatgaaaacTCTTCCACTCCAATAATTCTTTAGTTATAtaaagtttgttgtttttttgcatTGCAACTGCCAAAACTAACCATGATATTCTAGATTCTGATATATAGCTTTATACAAATACAGAGTAATCTTTGGTCTGTTATTTCTATTGCTCTTGCAAATGATATACCAAGTGTTGTTGCTTTGaagtacacatttttttctcaaatcaaAATTGTTACTCTAGAATTTATCATCTTGTATATATATTGGTGATATCATTCTCTACTTCCCTAACCTAAAATTCCTTGGACAGTTATGCTTTATCTAGATGTTTtgagttgcttttctttttcattatctaCAGCTGTGATTCCCAACTTTGATTATACATTGGAATCATCTGGGGAAAGTaagaatgaagatgaaaacacatcatatcaaaacttatgtgataaagcaaaagcaatgttaagagagGGAATTTTACAGCAGTTGGTGCTTATattaagaaatttgaaaggcacaaaataaaggaactatcaatgcatctcaagaatctagaaaaacaacaatgaaccaaacccaaaattagtgtgaggaaag contains:
- the LOC133758391 gene encoding large ribosomal subunit protein eL31-like; its protein translation is MAPAKKGRSAINEVVTREYTINIHKHIHGVGFKKRAPRALKEIRKFAMKEMGTPDVRIDTRLNKAIWAKGIRNVPYRIRMRLSRKSNEDEDPPNKLYTLVTYVPVTTFENLQTVNVDEN